One segment of Danio aesculapii chromosome 3, fDanAes4.1, whole genome shotgun sequence DNA contains the following:
- the kcnj12b gene encoding ATP-sensitive inward rectifier potassium channel 12 produces MSVGKPHRYNIVSSSEEDVGRHGTMPALGNGFGNGKIQTRRKLRSRFVNKTGQCNVSFAHMDEQSQRYLADIFTTCVDIRWRWMFLLFSLAFVISWLAFGFAFWLIALVHGDLEKPQENFTPCVMQVNSFVAAFLFSVETQTTIGYGFRCVTEECPLAVFMVVFQSIVGCIIDSFMIGAIMAKMARPKKRAETILFSHNAVISMRDGKLCLMWRVGNLRKSHIVEAHVRAQLIKPRITEEGEYIPLDQIDINVGYDQGLDRIFLVAPLTILHEINEESPLFGINQQDLETSDFEIVVILEGMVEATAMTAQVRSSYLSSEILWGHRFEPVVFEERNQYKVDYSHFHKTYEVPSTPRCSAKDLEDNKSLESGANFCYENELAFISRDEEEPEEDRGERGTELETLSANLNFDQRSYHKESEI; encoded by the coding sequence ATGAGTGTGGGCAAGCCACACCGCTACAACATCGTGTCATCGTCGGAGGAGGACGTGGGCCGCCACGGCACCATGCCCGCCCTCGGCAATGGCTTCGGAAATGGCAAGATTCAGACCCGGCGAAAGCTGCGGAGCCGCTTTGTTAACAAAACCGGCCAATGCAACGTTAGCTTCGCTCACATGGACGAGCAATCCCAGCGATACCTCGCCGACATCTTCACCACCTGCGTGGACATTCGCTGGCGCTGGATGTTTCTACTTTTCTCCCTCGCATTTGTCATCTCCTGGCTAGCGTTCGGATTTGCGTTCTGGCTTATCGCTCTTGTCCATGGTGATCTAGAGAAACCTCAAGAAAACTTCACGCCATGCGTCATGCAGGTCAACAGCTTTGTCGCAGCGTTTTTGTTCTCAGTTGAGACGCAAACAACAATTGGCTACGGATTTCGCTGCGTGACTGAGGAGTGTCCTTTAGCGGTGTTCATGGTCGTCTTCCAGTCCATTGTGGGCTGCATTATTGACTCTTTCATGATTGGTGCAATCATGGCCAAAATGGCGCGACCTAAAAAACGTGCAGAAACGATACTGTTCTCACATAACGCCGTCATCTCAATGCGCGATGGGAAGCTGTGCCTCATGTGGCGGGTAGGGAACTTGAGGAAGAGTCACATTGTTGAGGCTCATGTGCGGGCGCAACTTATTAAACCCCGAATCACAGAAGAGGGCGAGTACATACCTTTGGATCAAATTGACATCAACGTTGGGTACGACCAAGGTCTGGACCGCATCTTCTTGGTTGCTCCCCTCACCATCCTCCATGAGATAAATGAGGAGAGTCCGCTGTTTGGAATCAACCAGCAGGATCTGGAAACATCTGATTTTGAGATTGTTGTCATACTGGAAGGAATGGTGGAGGCGACCGCCATGACGGCTCAGGTGCGCAGCTCCTACCTGTCCAGTGAGATCTTATGGGGCCATCGCTTTGAGCCTGTGGTATTTGAGGAGCGTAACCAGTATAAGGTGGACTATTCGCACTTTCATAAAACCTACGAGGTTCCCTCGACTCCACGCTGCAGCGCCAAAGACCTGGAAGACAACAAATCCTTGGAGTCCGGTGCCAACTTCTGCTATGAGAATGAGTTAGCTTTTATTAGCAGGGATGAAGAGGAGCCAGAGGAGGACAGGGGTGAGAGGGGTACTGAGCTAGAGACCCTTTCAGCCAATCTGAACTTTGATCAGAGGTCGTATCACAAAGAGTCTGAAATTTGA